The proteins below are encoded in one region of Candidatus Dependentiae bacterium:
- a CDS encoding ankyrin repeat domain-containing protein, with amino-acid sequence MKRMFYFIVSSLFLIPAGYGMTTHSTSAFESDLIKAAQNGDSLGVQVLALVVSIIAKIDPAKIDPELIQAILNGDSACLLAFMATINLNLENFHTPLHGVAYSGHKEVVMLLLQKGADINAKNPHGDTPLHHAVSEGHKEVVKLLLQKGADVTAKNCNGYTPLHFAAHSGYTDIVEMFIEQGADITVKNDIHFNNTALHYAARDGHKKTVELLLAKGADVNALNEYGSNPLRGAALFHYEEAVEVLIAFGAEIPQNLVANSIVMQAQENQLQLRIAPDFKAKVQLLNKGVYACPAMKELINTKKEHLLTTIKQDNVEAVKVLLKEGFSINTCGKNGNNLLHVAIAHKSHNVLALLVYFCSQDNKNVWDKKNSAGLTPMQVALSVSNFEAFKIMLNISQENVTIDATQTTGSKRSRQASIDLKST; translated from the coding sequence ATGAAACGCATGTTTTATTTTATTGTATCATCTCTTTTTTTAATACCAGCTGGTTATGGTATGACTACCCATTCTACTAGTGCGTTTGAATCTGATCTTATAAAAGCAGCCCAGAATGGAGACTCGCTTGGTGTTCAAGTTCTTGCTCTTGTTGTTAGTATAATTGCTAAAATTGATCCTGCTAAAATTGATCCTGAACTTATACAAGCAATCCTCAATGGAGATTCAGCTTGCCTTCTAGCTTTTATGGCTACTATCAATCTTAACCTTGAAAACTTTCATACTCCTTTACATGGGGTTGCATATAGTGGTCATAAAGAAGTAGTAATGCTGTTACTCCAAAAAGGTGCAGATATTAATGCTAAAAATCCGCATGGAGATACTCCTTTACATCATGCTGTATCTGAAGGTCATAAAGAAGTAGTAAAGTTATTACTCCAAAAAGGTGCAGATGTTACTGCTAAAAATTGCAATGGTTATACTCCTTTACATTTCGCCGCGCACTCTGGTTATACAGATATAGTAGAGATGTTCATTGAACAAGGTGCAGATATTACTGTTAAAAATGATATACATTTTAATAATACTGCTTTACATTATGCTGCGCGAGACGGTCATAAAAAAACCGTAGAGCTCTTACTTGCCAAAGGCGCAGATGTTAATGCTCTAAATGAATATGGCAGTAATCCTTTACGTGGGGCTGCTCTTTTTCATTACGAAGAAGCTGTAGAGGTATTAATTGCTTTTGGAGCTGAAATTCCACAAAACTTAGTTGCTAATTCAATTGTAATGCAAGCACAAGAAAACCAATTACAACTTCGCATAGCACCTGACTTTAAAGCTAAAGTGCAACTATTAAATAAAGGTGTGTACGCTTGTCCAGCTATGAAAGAATTGATAAATACTAAAAAAGAGCACTTATTAACAACAATTAAACAAGATAATGTTGAGGCTGTTAAGGTGCTACTCAAAGAAGGTTTTAGCATTAATACCTGTGGCAAAAATGGTAATAATCTACTGCATGTAGCTATAGCTCATAAGAGCCATAACGTATTAGCTCTGCTTGTTTATTTTTGTTCACAAGATAATAAAAATGTATGGGATAAAAAAAATAGCGCTGGACTAACGCCGATGCAAGTAGCTCTATCAGTATCAAATTTTGAGGCATTCAAAATAATGCTGAATATTAGTCAAGAAAATGTTACTATAGATGCTACTCAGACAACAGGTAGCAAGCGTTCTCGTCAAGCATCTATAGATTTAAAGAGCACATAA
- a CDS encoding ankyrin repeat domain-containing protein, which translates to MKRIFYFILSSLFLIPFGYGMDTHSASALERELIQAAKSGDLARVQALIAHAEVNINATDEDTATALHCAASNGHKEVVKLLLEKGADIDTEDESNYTPLHSAAHNGYPEVVKLLLQKGVSINSRVEGNEDEDEEEEGCTALHLAAELGRIEVVELLLQEGADVNAINDYHQTALHLAAESSCEQEEIVRLLLEKGAHVNAKDIKNRNTALHLAARRGYAKVVELLLQKGAKSNVRAEEGNTPLEYVVSYNWASKDKKKKVVEILLAFGAKIPEELALHPIIVQAQKDQTQIRTVKSFKAKAELLRQGIYACSAVRELVDVKRQLILEAVKYNNVEKVKALLKKGFSINTCGKDGNNLLHIAIAHKSHNVLALLVYFCSQDNKNVWDKKNSAGLTPMHVALAQSNFEALKIMLNISKEYTTADAPQTTGSKRPRKEHADLNSK; encoded by the coding sequence ATGAAACGTATTTTTTATTTTATTTTATCGTCTCTCTTTTTAATACCATTTGGTTATGGTATGGATACACATTCTGCTAGTGCTCTTGAGCGTGAGCTTATACAAGCAGCTAAGAGTGGAGATTTGGCTCGTGTTCAAGCTCTTATTGCTCATGCCGAAGTTAATATTAATGCTACAGATGAAGATACTGCGACTGCTTTACATTGTGCTGCAAGTAATGGCCATAAAGAAGTAGTAAAGTTGTTACTCGAAAAAGGTGCAGATATCGATACTGAAGATGAAAGTAATTATACTCCTTTGCATAGTGCTGCACATAATGGTTATCCAGAAGTAGTAAAGCTATTACTCCAAAAAGGTGTCTCTATTAATAGTAGGGTTGAAGGAAATGAAGATGAAGATGAAGAGGAAGAGGGGTGTACTGCTTTACATTTGGCTGCAGAGTTAGGCCGTATAGAAGTAGTAGAGCTGTTACTTCAAGAAGGGGCAGATGTTAATGCTATAAATGACTATCATCAAACTGCTTTACATTTGGCTGCAGAGAGCAGCTGTGAGCAAGAAGAAATAGTAAGGCTGTTGCTGGAAAAAGGTGCACATGTTAATGCTAAAGATATAAAGAATAGGAACACTGCTTTACATTTGGCTGCACGTAGGGGCTATGCAAAAGTTGTAGAACTGTTACTCCAGAAAGGTGCAAAAAGTAATGTACGAGCTGAAGAGGGTAATACCCCTTTAGAGTATGTTGTTAGTTACAATTGGGCTTCAAAAGACAAAAAGAAAAAAGTAGTCGAGATATTACTTGCTTTTGGAGCTAAAATTCCAGAAGAATTAGCTTTGCATCCAATTATAGTACAAGCACAAAAAGACCAAACGCAGATACGTACAGTAAAGAGTTTTAAAGCTAAAGCTGAGTTGCTTCGTCAAGGTATATATGCTTGTTCTGCTGTAAGAGAACTTGTGGATGTTAAAAGACAACTTATTTTAGAGGCAGTTAAATACAATAATGTTGAAAAAGTTAAGGCATTACTCAAAAAAGGCTTTAGCATTAATACCTGTGGTAAAGATGGTAATAATTTACTGCATATAGCTATAGCTCATAAGAGTCATAACGTATTAGCCCTGCTTGTTTATTTTTGTTCACAAGATAATAAAAATGTATGGGATAAAAAAAATAGCGCTGGACTAACGCCGATGCACGTAGCTCTAGCACAATCAAACTTTGAGGCATTAAAAATAATGCTGAATATCAGTAAAGAATATACTACTGCAGATGCTCCTCAGACAACAGGTAGCAAGCGTCCTCGTAAAGAACATGCAGATTTAAATAGCAAATAA
- a CDS encoding ankyrin repeat domain-containing protein: MKRIFYFILSSLFLIPPGYSMDTHSASPLERELIQAAKSGDLACVQALIAHAEVHINATDENTATALHGAARNGHKEVVKLLLEKGADIDTEDENNHTPLHSAAYAGYAEVVKLLLQKGASINTRVEGNEDEDEEEEGYTALHLAAENGHKEVVELLLKSGADINAKDEEDNTALHVAAQCGHKEVVELLLKSGADINAKDEEDNTALHVAAQCGHKEVVELLLKSGADINAKDEEDYTALHVAAENDYKGIAEMLISFNAQVPQDLILHQLVMQAQKDQAELRSALTFKARARLLNQGIYACPAIKELVALKRELLLEAVKCNSVEKVETLLKEGFSINTCGRDGDNLLHVVIAHKSNKVLRFLLYFCSQDNKNVWDKKNSRGLTPIQVALATSNFEALKIILGISQENITTDATQATGSKRHRREDTDLKSK, encoded by the coding sequence ATGAAACGTATTTTTTATTTTATTTTATCGTCTCTCTTTTTAATACCGCCTGGTTATAGTATGGATACACATTCTGCTAGTCCGCTTGAACGTGAGCTTATACAAGCAGCTAAGAGTGGAGATTTAGCTTGTGTTCAAGCTCTTATTGCTCATGCTGAAGTTCATATTAATGCTACAGATGAAAATACTGCGACTGCTTTACATGGTGCTGCACGTAATGGGCATAAAGAAGTAGTAAAGTTGTTACTCGAAAAAGGCGCAGATATCGATACTGAAGATGAAAATAATCATACTCCTTTGCATAGTGCTGCATATGCTGGTTATGCAGAAGTAGTAAAGCTATTACTCCAAAAAGGTGCCTCGATTAATACTAGGGTTGAAGGAAATGAAGATGAAGATGAAGAGGAAGAGGGTTATACTGCTTTACATTTGGCTGCAGAAAACGGCCATAAAGAGGTAGTAGAGCTGCTGCTCAAGTCAGGTGCTGATATCAATGCTAAAGATGAAGAGGATAATACGGCTTTACATGTGGCTGCACAATGCGGCCATAAAGAGGTAGTAGAGCTGCTGCTCAAGTCAGGTGCTGATATCAATGCTAAAGATGAAGAGGATAATACGGCTTTACATGTGGCTGCACAATGTGGCCATAAAGAGGTAGTAGAGCTGCTGCTCAAGTCAGGTGCTGATATCAATGCTAAAGATGAAGAGGATTATACTGCTTTACATGTGGCTGCAGAAAACGACTATAAAGGGATAGCTGAAATGCTTATAAGTTTTAATGCGCAAGTACCACAGGATCTAATATTACATCAGCTAGTTATGCAGGCACAAAAAGATCAAGCAGAACTAAGATCAGCTCTTACTTTTAAAGCTAGAGCTAGGCTGTTAAATCAAGGTATATATGCTTGTCCTGCTATAAAAGAGCTAGTGGCTCTTAAAAGAGAGCTTCTTTTAGAGGCAGTTAAATGTAACAGTGTTGAAAAAGTTGAGACACTACTCAAAGAAGGCTTTAGTATTAATACCTGTGGTAGAGATGGAGATAACTTACTGCACGTAGTTATAGCTCATAAAAGCAATAAAGTCCTACGTTTTTTATTGTATTTCTGTTCGCAAGACAATAAAAATGTATGGGATAAAAAGAATAGCAGAGGACTAACTCCAATACAAGTAGCTCTAGCAACTTCAAACTTTGAGGCACTAAAAATAATACTTGGTATCAGTCAAGAAAATATTACAACAGATGCTACTCAAGCAACAGGTAGTAAGCGTCATCGCAGAGAAGATACAGATTTAAAGAGCAAATAA